In Zobellia roscoffensis, the following are encoded in one genomic region:
- a CDS encoding carboxymuconolactone decarboxylase family protein, whose amino-acid sequence MSTLKIHTLETAPEESKPLLEKSIKAYGNIPNLHGVLAGAPGLLNAYQSIHELFVNSSFDNDELTVVWQTINVEHECHYCVPAHTAIAKMMKVDDAITEALRNGTELPSEKLQVLHETTLKIVRDRGYIKEEDIQAFYAAGYEERQLLEIILGLSQKVISNYVNHIAETPVDDAFQKFAWKKEGQTA is encoded by the coding sequence ATGAGCACATTAAAGATTCACACTTTAGAAACAGCACCGGAAGAAAGTAAGCCATTATTGGAAAAATCGATTAAGGCATACGGTAATATCCCTAATTTACACGGGGTATTGGCTGGGGCACCAGGTCTATTAAATGCATATCAGTCCATTCACGAACTTTTTGTTAATTCATCTTTTGATAACGATGAACTTACAGTGGTATGGCAAACTATTAACGTAGAGCATGAATGTCATTATTGTGTTCCTGCCCACACGGCTATAGCAAAAATGATGAAAGTTGATGATGCAATTACCGAAGCTTTAAGAAATGGCACGGAATTACCATCTGAGAAATTACAGGTATTACACGAAACTACATTGAAAATTGTTCGTGACAGAGGGTATATCAAAGAAGAGGACATTCAAGCGTTTTACGCTGCCGGTTATGAAGAAAGACAATTATTGGAGATTATTTTAGGTCTTTCTCAAAAAGTAATCAGTAACTATGTAAACCATATTGCTGAAACTCCAGTGGATGATGCTTTTCAAAAATTCGCTTGGAAAAAAGAAGGACAAACTGCCTAA
- a CDS encoding TetR/AcrR family transcriptional regulator: MARKKQYNEQEVIEKATALFWRNGYEATTVRMLEKEMGINQFSIYSSFGNKQGVFIESINNYKKQICCITDKLKASKNGKEGIKQYFYDFLEFAKEGDKNRGCLVTNTVNEMKDGSDPFVMEQLIGFANNIKQLFLTNLLQEDESNEEEAQRKANYLMNCLLGLSVSSKVYDQRKLNDTIEISFLNI; encoded by the coding sequence ATGGCTAGAAAAAAGCAATATAACGAGCAAGAAGTAATAGAAAAGGCAACGGCCTTATTCTGGCGTAATGGCTACGAAGCTACTACTGTTCGTATGTTGGAGAAGGAAATGGGTATCAACCAATTTTCTATTTATTCTAGTTTTGGTAACAAGCAGGGTGTTTTTATTGAGAGCATAAATAATTATAAAAAACAAATTTGCTGTATTACGGATAAACTAAAAGCCTCTAAAAACGGTAAAGAAGGTATTAAGCAATACTTCTATGATTTTTTGGAGTTCGCCAAAGAAGGAGATAAAAATAGAGGGTGTTTGGTAACCAATACGGTGAACGAAATGAAAGATGGTTCAGACCCTTTTGTTATGGAGCAATTAATAGGTTTTGCTAATAATATTAAACAGTTATTCTTGACTAATCTTTTACAGGAAGATGAGAGTAATGAAGAGGAAGCACAACGGAAAGCAAATTATTTAATGAACTGTTTATTAGGATTGTCAGTTTCATCAAAAGTTTACGACCAAAGGAAACTTAATGACACCATTGAAATTTCATTTTTGAACATCTAA
- a CDS encoding response regulator, translated as MKILAIDDQQLILLSVEKRLLELGYDVKTASSGEQGIEIFETFQPNLVLVDINMPGMSGLQVVEHIRAEKKSDVPILIMSGNTDEKIIVDGFDLGINDYMKKPVSLDEMAARIKRIIGAPEVQGKTGTSEDAQMLQKHCVGVVIPCYNEEERLSGPEFKAFAHANLGYHLCFVNDGSTDKTLEVLHELRKGNESNISVYDCEKNGGKAEAVRQGILHMIKDEQLDYLGYLDADLSTDFRDFDDLVKTIESSHFKIVSGSRISRMGANITKESARKIISMTINMIIQTILGMPFKDTQCGAKIMDREIASTMFNKKFITKWLFDVEIFMRMRKHYGKEEAKRIICEQPLKRWIHADGSKLSMKDSVKIVGQLAKIAVSYR; from the coding sequence ATGAAAATATTAGCTATTGATGACCAGCAATTAATTTTGCTATCTGTTGAAAAGAGATTGTTAGAGCTCGGTTATGATGTTAAAACCGCTAGCTCGGGCGAACAGGGTATTGAAATATTCGAAACTTTTCAACCCAATTTGGTTCTGGTAGACATTAACATGCCAGGGATGTCCGGTCTTCAAGTTGTAGAACACATACGAGCTGAAAAAAAATCAGATGTGCCTATATTGATAATGTCAGGTAATACCGATGAAAAAATCATTGTAGATGGTTTTGATTTAGGTATCAATGACTACATGAAAAAGCCGGTAAGTCTAGATGAGATGGCGGCCCGTATTAAACGTATTATTGGTGCTCCCGAAGTTCAAGGGAAAACCGGGACAAGCGAAGATGCTCAAATGCTACAAAAGCATTGTGTAGGAGTAGTTATTCCATGTTATAATGAAGAGGAACGTTTGTCTGGTCCGGAATTTAAAGCTTTTGCCCATGCAAATTTAGGATACCACTTATGTTTTGTAAACGATGGAAGTACCGATAAAACTTTAGAGGTGCTGCATGAACTACGTAAAGGAAACGAGTCCAATATAAGTGTATATGATTGTGAGAAGAATGGAGGTAAAGCAGAAGCTGTTCGCCAGGGTATCTTACATATGATAAAAGATGAGCAATTAGATTATTTAGGCTATTTGGATGCTGACCTTTCAACAGATTTTAGAGATTTTGACGATTTAGTTAAAACCATAGAAAGTTCTCATTTTAAAATTGTGAGCGGTTCTAGAATAAGTAGAATGGGAGCGAACATCACTAAAGAGTCCGCTCGTAAAATTATAAGCATGACCATTAATATGATTATACAGACCATATTGGGTATGCCTTTTAAGGACACACAGTGTGGAGCTAAAATAATGGATCGTGAAATTGCTTCTACCATGTTTAATAAAAAGTTCATTACCAAATGGCTTTTTGATGTGGAGATTTTTATGCGAATGAGAAAGCATTACGGCAAAGAAGAAGCCAAACGTATTATTTGTGAACAGCCACTTAAAAGATGGATTCATGCAGATGGCTCTAAGCTATCCATGAAAGATTCGGTTAAGATTGTTGGGCAACTGGCTAAAATTGCCGTTTCTTATAGATAA
- a CDS encoding glycosyltransferase, whose protein sequence is MKLAIVTAYPPSKVTLTEYGYYLVKHFRLQEEVTEIILMTDKTEAPKDLSFEGEGCKITVSECWDFNSYSNILTVNKAIKTHKPDAVLYNLQFLKFGDKKVPAALGLMLPYITRFKGIPTISLLHNILEQVDLDSAGFTKSKLLQSIYGFIGTTLTKFVLASDILAVTISKYVTILEGKYKAKNVALIPHGSFETPPEPDFGLPAGPKQVMAFGKFGTYKKVEVLIEAVEVIRNRSNEDIEIVIAGTDSPNTPGYLKKMEEVYSHVPQIRFTGYVAEEDVPVIFGESAVVVFPYTSTTGSSGVLHQAGSYGKAVALPDLGDLSVLVQEEGYRGEFFLPENKESLADAIEKILTDDVYRTELAKSNYAAACSLPMSTITQMYLDYFKAIQVQKSKGQIIDVNAIGLTHEKVKA, encoded by the coding sequence ATGAAATTAGCCATTGTAACCGCATATCCACCAAGTAAAGTCACTTTGACCGAGTACGGATATTATCTTGTAAAACATTTTAGATTGCAAGAAGAAGTCACAGAAATTATTTTAATGACCGATAAAACGGAAGCACCCAAAGACCTTTCTTTTGAGGGGGAGGGTTGTAAAATTACAGTTTCGGAATGTTGGGATTTCAATAGCTATTCAAACATACTAACGGTTAATAAAGCTATTAAGACCCATAAGCCGGACGCTGTACTCTATAATTTACAGTTCTTAAAATTTGGAGACAAGAAGGTACCGGCAGCTTTAGGTTTAATGTTACCATACATAACTAGGTTTAAGGGTATTCCTACCATTTCTTTATTGCATAATATATTGGAGCAGGTAGATTTAGATAGTGCAGGGTTTACTAAAAGTAAATTACTTCAAAGTATATATGGTTTTATAGGGACTACTTTAACCAAGTTTGTTTTGGCATCTGATATTTTGGCGGTGACCATTAGTAAATATGTGACCATTCTTGAGGGAAAATATAAAGCGAAAAACGTTGCTTTAATTCCTCATGGTTCTTTTGAAACGCCTCCAGAGCCGGACTTTGGTCTTCCTGCAGGACCAAAACAGGTCATGGCTTTTGGTAAGTTTGGAACGTACAAGAAAGTAGAGGTTCTTATAGAGGCCGTAGAAGTCATCCGTAATAGGAGCAATGAAGACATAGAAATTGTCATTGCTGGTACGGATAGCCCAAACACTCCTGGTTATCTAAAGAAAATGGAAGAAGTATATAGCCATGTACCGCAAATACGCTTTACAGGTTATGTGGCCGAAGAAGATGTACCAGTAATTTTTGGAGAAAGTGCTGTTGTGGTCTTTCCGTATACCTCTACCACGGGTAGTTCAGGCGTATTACATCAGGCGGGAAGCTACGGAAAAGCAGTTGCTCTGCCTGATTTAGGAGATTTAAGCGTGCTTGTACAAGAAGAAGGGTATAGAGGTGAGTTCTTTTTACCAGAGAACAAAGAGTCATTGGCAGATGCCATAGAGAAAATTCTTACCGATGATGTGTATAGGACGGAGTTGGCCAAATCCAATTACGCGGCAGCTTGTTCCCTGCCAATGAGTACTATTACCCAAATGTATTTGGATTATTTCAAAGCCATTCAGGTTCAAAAATCTAAGGGCCAGATTATAGACGTTAACGCAATTGGACTAACGCACGAAAAAGTAAAAGCATAA
- a CDS encoding oligosaccharide flippase family protein, whose translation MTAIKLMFKKVSQEQLFMGSVLLVNGGNYLYNLLLGRLLGPAAFSEAALLVTLLLVLSFMGMTFQLATAKFAVIFSGSEWDVFKNISYRQASIVGLFIGLLILGFSKQLQSLFNTESHWMFVIFGIGIPIYFFMSVNRGAYQGKQEFGKLSITYQTEMWSRLLLTMALLFLLDIEPGTLVALGIFLSFMFGLFPSDSTSISFTESRKLQPENAKRVSQFIWLTACYELTQIIINNSDVLLVKHYFEPTEAGLYASLALIGRVVYFVAWMFVMLLLPVVVQKQKDGEPTAPILFKYVSYIGLLSAGIVAACYLFPELIITLMFGDSYIAMSSLLWQYALATSLFAISNIFAYYFLSLDHYVPVILSGVLGLSQIVLVVLYHENLESVVYMQLIAMSILLVVQLAYFANKELFRKW comes from the coding sequence ATGACAGCCATCAAATTAATGTTCAAAAAAGTATCCCAAGAACAGTTGTTCATGGGAAGCGTACTTTTGGTAAATGGCGGAAACTACTTATACAACCTTTTATTAGGTAGGCTTTTAGGTCCGGCTGCTTTTTCGGAAGCGGCACTTTTGGTTACCTTATTATTGGTGTTGTCCTTTATGGGAATGACGTTTCAATTAGCTACAGCAAAATTTGCAGTAATTTTTTCAGGTAGTGAATGGGATGTTTTTAAGAACATCAGTTACCGTCAAGCCAGTATTGTAGGCTTGTTCATAGGCTTATTAATCCTCGGTTTTTCAAAACAGTTACAATCATTATTCAATACGGAAAGCCATTGGATGTTTGTCATTTTTGGAATAGGTATTCCTATTTACTTCTTTATGAGTGTCAATAGAGGGGCGTATCAAGGAAAACAAGAGTTTGGAAAATTATCCATTACCTATCAGACAGAGATGTGGAGCCGGTTACTATTAACAATGGCCTTGCTTTTTCTTTTAGATATTGAACCAGGAACTTTAGTGGCACTAGGTATATTTCTATCTTTTATGTTTGGACTTTTTCCTTCGGATAGTACATCAATATCTTTTACGGAATCACGAAAGTTACAACCAGAAAACGCAAAACGTGTCTCCCAATTTATATGGTTAACGGCCTGCTATGAGTTAACTCAAATCATTATAAATAATAGTGATGTTTTATTGGTTAAGCACTATTTTGAACCAACGGAAGCAGGTTTATACGCCTCATTGGCTTTAATTGGTAGAGTGGTATATTTTGTAGCTTGGATGTTCGTGATGCTATTGTTGCCTGTAGTTGTACAAAAACAAAAAGACGGAGAGCCAACGGCGCCCATCCTGTTCAAATATGTATCCTATATAGGATTACTTTCAGCAGGAATAGTTGCGGCATGTTATCTTTTTCCTGAACTCATTATCACCCTAATGTTTGGGGACTCATATATAGCTATGTCTAGTTTATTATGGCAGTATGCTCTAGCAACGTCATTGTTTGCCATATCAAACATTTTTGCTTATTACTTTTTATCATTAGATCATTACGTACCAGTTATTTTATCTGGTGTATTAGGCCTTTCACAAATAGTATTAGTAGTACTCTATCATGAGAACTTAGAAAGTGTGGTCTATATGCAATTGATTGCCATGTCCATACTTCTTGTAGTTCAACTGGCATATTTTGCAAACAAGGAATTATTCCGAAAATGGTAA
- a CDS encoding cellulase family glycosylhydrolase has protein sequence MKMNKTLYRIFLLLSFLALNGLILFGISSALTYLNTGADRTSMLHLHEEISASYLPKVEWEIAQNEGRPMEEQTLGEIERDYMSAWQVRNAAYANNVPYGIADYYTDSMRTELFKVTDLNLKNKVTLQTTTLEHYPKLEFYSTDGKLVVLTDKSVAAYEEVYQNETLITKRRFTSDYKVMLLLEDGFWRIRQLVETKLPKETPKIPSQVQNLDNYHFKGINYYPQDTPWDMFGKKFNDSIIELDFKLMAKMGVNSLRIFIPYESFGKEHVDFEKIQRVKLTLDIAEKNGLAIMPTLFDFYGNYSVSDWTMTNRHIEQVVEALKDHNAIIAWDVKNEPDLDFESRGKELVLSWLEQTVERIRKIDQKHAITIGWSSPEAAVNLKDELDLVSFHYYREASKFQNVLAKLKEDVTDKPLILQEYGYSSYDGIWNAYTGSDKKQKEYVETIQKVVEKEGLSHMIWTLYDFKNIPTSVVGRLPWRKVRQRHFGLLDFKGDKKPIYKVFTNSEKK, from the coding sequence ATGAAAATGAACAAAACACTATATCGTATTTTCCTGCTGCTATCATTTCTGGCTCTTAATGGCCTGATATTATTCGGAATCAGCAGTGCATTGACGTATTTGAATACTGGTGCGGACCGTACTTCTATGCTTCATTTACACGAAGAAATTTCTGCTAGCTACTTGCCTAAAGTAGAATGGGAAATTGCCCAGAACGAAGGCAGACCCATGGAAGAACAAACTTTGGGTGAAATTGAACGCGATTATATGAGCGCCTGGCAAGTACGTAATGCCGCTTATGCTAATAATGTACCCTATGGCATAGCTGATTATTATACAGATAGTATGCGCACGGAACTTTTTAAGGTTACCGACCTCAACCTTAAAAATAAAGTTACCCTGCAGACCACCACGCTAGAGCATTATCCAAAATTAGAATTTTATAGTACCGATGGAAAATTAGTTGTTTTGACCGATAAAAGTGTAGCGGCTTACGAAGAGGTATATCAAAATGAAACTTTAATCACAAAGCGAAGATTTACATCCGATTATAAAGTAATGTTATTGTTGGAAGATGGATTTTGGAGAATACGCCAGTTGGTTGAAACCAAATTACCGAAAGAAACCCCAAAAATACCATCGCAAGTTCAAAATCTTGACAACTACCATTTTAAAGGCATTAATTATTATCCACAGGACACCCCTTGGGATATGTTCGGAAAAAAATTCAACGATTCAATAATTGAGCTGGATTTTAAACTCATGGCGAAAATGGGCGTCAACAGCTTGCGTATTTTTATTCCCTATGAGTCTTTTGGAAAAGAACATGTGGACTTTGAAAAAATACAAAGAGTAAAATTGACATTAGATATTGCCGAAAAAAACGGACTGGCAATCATGCCTACACTTTTTGATTTTTATGGAAATTATAGCGTTAGTGATTGGACGATGACCAATAGACATATTGAACAGGTAGTAGAAGCTTTAAAAGACCACAACGCTATTATTGCTTGGGATGTAAAGAATGAACCTGACCTTGATTTTGAATCGCGTGGAAAGGAATTGGTGCTTTCTTGGTTAGAGCAAACCGTAGAGCGTATTCGAAAAATAGACCAAAAACATGCTATTACCATTGGTTGGTCAAGCCCAGAAGCTGCAGTTAACTTAAAGGATGAATTAGATTTGGTCTCCTTTCATTATTACAGAGAAGCTTCTAAGTTTCAAAATGTTCTTGCTAAACTTAAAGAAGATGTTACAGACAAGCCTTTAATTTTACAAGAGTACGGATACTCTTCATACGATGGTATTTGGAATGCCTACACCGGTTCGGACAAAAAACAAAAAGAATATGTAGAGACTATTCAGAAAGTTGTGGAAAAAGAAGGGTTATCTCATATGATATGGACGCTCTACGATTTTAAAAATATCCCTACCTCTGTAGTTGGGCGCCTGCCATGGAGAAAAGTAAGACAACGCCATTTTGGACTTCTGGATTTTAAAGGAGACAAAAAACCAATTTACAAAGTATTTACAAATTCCGAAAAAAAATAA
- a CDS encoding STAS domain-containing protein, which translates to MALQITESCGIFCVHGTLNLNNATILRRHISRYLGSDRRIVINLERISKIDANGALALQQLYDFALKRNRTLTILGSTNEQVFSALNKANAMYILGAHHA; encoded by the coding sequence ATGGCTTTACAGATTACGGAATCATGTGGTATATTTTGCGTTCACGGAACCTTGAATTTAAATAATGCAACCATTTTAAGAAGACATATAAGCAGATACTTGGGGTCGGATAGGCGTATTGTTATTAATTTAGAACGTATATCAAAAATTGATGCCAACGGCGCATTAGCCTTACAACAGTTATATGATTTTGCATTAAAGCGTAATCGTACGTTGACTATATTAGGTAGTACCAACGAGCAGGTTTTCTCAGCCTTGAATAAAGCAAATGCTATGTATATTCTTGGCGCTCATCACGCTTAA
- a CDS encoding tetratricopeptide repeat protein, producing the protein MLKLNTLCIVLFFTFIGMAQSPLQPGFTLLENGDFEQAETFFEGYLVDDPNNKTALLCYGRAVGLSGEPRKATGIFSDLLKEYPGDFEVQINYNESFLWDKKYEQAEPLYADLVANYPENFGAVLGYANTLSNLKNYKKALEWVEKALQIDPGNIGALTSKKYMRLGYANAYVNAQNYKKGEALLKEIFTDFPEDKDALLNLANLYLITKNTEKAKATYRRLATSPKDSITALNGIALAEHIGENDKQALVVATKAKEKAKSVEDVTLKEQTYDRYIQALIWNRKYNQAKSEIAVLETTYENRNWIYALKAMHGLYTGSPKKSVANYDAILKNDSASFDGNLGKANALYAADRIIPAYNAAFGTLKVFKDQKDALGFINKLNVSFTPILEEHLAYTFDNGKNVAFSTNTTATVPLSTKLSTNLSYNFRTTENTITNNKASSHILSAGLDYKLLPKTTFKVVLGLNKSSFDSESYTQPVIDVKLLTQPFKLQNLELNYKREIQSFNADLIEREIIMNHYGLNYNLGTNFNLGWYTQAIYTTQSDDNIRKLLFTSLYYNVLRKPALKVGVNYQYLSFANQVPTIYFSPEKYQAVELFGDLRGEFSENTTYMMSAATGLQQVEEDPNTIIFRAEAGVTHKFSKRFSGNLYGKYSNIASATAAGFEFTEIGLKLKWLMTKKPLFYKKIAK; encoded by the coding sequence ATGTTAAAACTAAATACACTCTGCATCGTGCTATTCTTTACATTTATAGGAATGGCGCAAAGTCCACTACAACCTGGTTTTACCTTGTTGGAGAATGGTGATTTTGAACAAGCGGAGACCTTTTTTGAGGGTTATCTTGTTGATGATCCAAATAATAAAACAGCCCTACTCTGTTATGGCCGTGCTGTAGGTTTAAGCGGTGAGCCCAGAAAAGCAACAGGGATATTCTCAGACCTTTTAAAAGAATACCCTGGTGATTTTGAAGTTCAAATCAATTACAACGAATCTTTCCTTTGGGACAAAAAATATGAACAAGCTGAGCCCTTATATGCCGATTTAGTAGCTAACTATCCTGAAAATTTTGGCGCCGTTTTAGGTTATGCCAATACCCTTAGTAACCTAAAAAATTATAAAAAGGCTTTAGAGTGGGTTGAAAAGGCGTTGCAAATTGACCCGGGTAATATTGGTGCCCTGACTTCAAAAAAATATATGCGATTGGGCTATGCAAATGCCTATGTAAACGCTCAGAATTACAAAAAAGGGGAAGCACTGTTAAAAGAGATATTTACAGATTTTCCTGAAGATAAAGATGCTTTACTAAACCTTGCCAATCTCTATTTGATTACAAAAAATACGGAGAAAGCAAAAGCAACATACCGTCGTCTAGCGACTTCACCTAAAGATTCAATTACTGCTCTTAACGGTATAGCCCTTGCAGAACATATCGGTGAGAACGATAAACAAGCTTTAGTTGTCGCTACAAAAGCAAAAGAAAAAGCAAAATCTGTAGAGGACGTAACTTTAAAGGAGCAAACTTACGACCGTTACATACAGGCTTTAATTTGGAATAGAAAATACAACCAAGCCAAAAGTGAAATAGCAGTACTCGAAACTACATATGAAAATCGTAATTGGATTTACGCCCTAAAAGCAATGCACGGTCTTTATACTGGTTCTCCAAAAAAGAGTGTTGCCAATTATGATGCAATTTTAAAGAATGACAGTGCCTCTTTTGATGGTAACTTAGGTAAGGCCAATGCCCTTTACGCCGCAGACCGAATCATACCTGCTTACAACGCTGCTTTTGGAACGCTTAAAGTATTTAAAGACCAGAAAGATGCTCTTGGTTTTATTAATAAATTGAATGTATCATTTACGCCAATTTTAGAAGAGCACCTAGCTTACACTTTTGACAATGGTAAGAACGTTGCTTTTTCTACCAATACAACAGCTACTGTACCCCTTTCAACAAAACTAAGTACAAATCTTTCATATAATTTCAGAACTACAGAAAACACCATTACAAACAACAAAGCAAGCTCTCATATACTTTCTGCTGGTCTAGATTATAAATTGCTTCCTAAAACGACCTTTAAAGTCGTTTTAGGATTAAATAAATCTAGTTTTGATTCAGAATCTTATACCCAACCTGTTATTGACGTGAAGCTCTTGACGCAGCCCTTTAAATTGCAAAATCTTGAACTTAATTATAAGAGAGAGATTCAAAGCTTTAATGCAGACCTTATTGAGCGTGAAATTATCATGAACCATTATGGTCTTAACTATAATTTAGGTACCAATTTTAATCTTGGCTGGTACACTCAAGCAATTTACACCACCCAAAGTGACGATAATATTAGAAAACTTTTGTTCACTTCTTTATACTACAATGTCTTGCGCAAACCTGCACTAAAAGTGGGTGTCAATTATCAATATCTCTCTTTTGCCAATCAAGTACCTACTATTTACTTTAGTCCGGAAAAGTACCAAGCGGTAGAACTATTTGGTGATTTAAGAGGGGAGTTTTCTGAAAACACTACGTACATGATGAGTGCAGCAACAGGATTACAGCAAGTAGAAGAAGACCCAAATACAATAATATTTAGGGCCGAAGCAGGTGTAACACATAAATTTTCAAAACGCTTCAGTGGTAACCTATATGGAAAATACAGTAACATTGCCTCTGCAACTGCCGCAGGTTTTGAGTTTACCGAAATTGGTCTAAAGCTGAAGTGGCTAATGACCAAGAAGCCTTTATTTTATAAAAAAATAGCTAAGTAA
- a CDS encoding LytR/AlgR family response regulator transcription factor, with amino-acid sequence MTCIIVDDEATARAIVAKHCSSVTDLNVVGEFDNAIDAIKFLNQEEDVDVVFLDIHMPGFSGVDFVQTLKNCPKVVLTTSDTEFAIEAYEYESIVDYMVKPLTAERFVKSIQKVKNALEKKTPTISDSNRGKNTSVEAEQDLYINIDKRLIKLHFHEILVVKAQGDYIDITTENKEYRVHTTLKKIKDKLPNKTFLQIHRSYVINFTKIIDIEDNSVLIKKMVIPISRSNRPELMRRLNLV; translated from the coding sequence ATGACTTGTATTATCGTAGACGATGAAGCAACAGCCCGCGCCATAGTAGCAAAACACTGCTCCTCGGTTACGGACTTAAACGTTGTGGGCGAGTTTGATAATGCCATAGATGCCATTAAGTTTTTAAATCAAGAAGAAGATGTAGATGTCGTATTTTTGGACATTCATATGCCTGGTTTCAGTGGAGTTGATTTTGTTCAAACTTTAAAAAATTGTCCTAAGGTTGTATTAACTACTTCTGATACGGAGTTTGCAATTGAAGCTTACGAATATGAATCCATTGTAGATTATATGGTTAAGCCATTAACTGCAGAGCGTTTTGTAAAATCAATTCAAAAGGTTAAGAACGCACTTGAAAAAAAGACGCCTACTATTTCAGATTCTAATCGCGGAAAAAATACGAGTGTAGAAGCGGAGCAAGATTTATACATCAATATAGACAAAAGGTTGATAAAACTGCACTTCCATGAAATACTAGTGGTAAAGGCGCAAGGCGATTATATTGATATTACAACAGAAAATAAAGAGTATCGGGTTCATACTACCCTTAAAAAAATAAAAGATAAATTACCTAATAAAACATTTCTTCAAATACACAGGTCTTACGTTATTAACTTCACTAAAATTATAGATATTGAAGACAATAGCGTCCTTATTAAAAAGATGGTCATTCCCATTAGTCGATCAAATCGACCAGAACTCATGAGGCGTCTGAACTTGGTTTAA
- a CDS encoding Hpt domain-containing protein, with translation MEQPNLKYIKELSGDDIEFEQKFISILKDEFPVEFSTYIKHVDSNETKESADIVHKLKHKFNILSMEEAYRFAVTFEEQLRAGKIEMDSDFRAILTKVEDFLKTL, from the coding sequence ATGGAACAACCAAACCTTAAATACATAAAAGAACTATCTGGAGATGATATTGAGTTCGAACAAAAATTTATTTCTATTTTGAAGGATGAATTTCCGGTGGAATTCAGTACGTATATAAAACATGTAGATAGTAATGAAACAAAGGAATCTGCTGATATTGTTCATAAATTAAAGCACAAGTTCAATATTTTGAGCATGGAAGAAGCGTACAGATTTGCAGTTACATTTGAAGAGCAATTACGTGCTGGTAAGATTGAAATGGATTCTGATTTTAGAGCAATATTAACCAAAGTTGAAGACTTTCTTAAAACCCTTTAA